The proteins below come from a single Kitasatospora sp. NBC_00315 genomic window:
- a CDS encoding SDR family NAD(P)-dependent oxidoreductase, translated as MDSTRPVVLITGTSSGIGLETAVAAARAGHQVIATMRDPGRDAALRAAAEAAGVADRVEVGRLDVTDPASVAACVSAVVTDHGRLDALVNNAGAGHVGTLEIDGVAKAREVMEVNYFGVLAVTEAALPHLRAAKGRVVTVSSVGGVVGQPFNEAYCAAKFAVEGFMESLHPVAAAVGVAVVLVEPGAVASEFVRNVGAGGPLEERAAAAGPYAPAMVAYLDRTANAFASAQTAAEAAAVVVAALTAERPALRIQTSEAAAAFVGAKLADLDGGRITTMTAGWIA; from the coding sequence ATGGACAGCACCCGTCCCGTCGTCCTGATCACCGGCACGTCCAGCGGCATCGGCCTGGAAACCGCCGTGGCCGCGGCCAGGGCCGGCCATCAGGTGATCGCCACGATGCGCGACCCCGGTCGGGACGCCGCCCTGCGCGCGGCGGCGGAGGCCGCGGGCGTGGCCGACCGCGTCGAGGTCGGCCGACTGGACGTCACCGACCCGGCCTCGGTGGCCGCCTGCGTGAGCGCCGTGGTCACCGATCACGGACGGCTCGACGCGCTGGTGAACAACGCGGGCGCCGGTCACGTCGGGACCTTGGAGATCGACGGTGTGGCGAAGGCGCGCGAGGTGATGGAGGTCAACTACTTCGGGGTGCTGGCCGTCACGGAGGCCGCGCTGCCGCACCTGCGGGCCGCGAAGGGCCGGGTCGTCACCGTCAGCAGCGTGGGCGGCGTGGTCGGCCAGCCGTTCAACGAGGCGTACTGCGCGGCCAAGTTCGCGGTCGAGGGGTTCATGGAGTCGCTGCACCCGGTCGCGGCGGCCGTCGGGGTCGCGGTGGTCCTGGTCGAACCGGGCGCGGTGGCCAGCGAGTTCGTCCGCAACGTGGGGGCCGGTGGTCCGCTCGAGGAGCGCGCCGCGGCGGCGGGCCCCTACGCCCCGGCGATGGTGGCCTACCTCGACCGGACCGCCAACGCGTTCGCGTCCGCGCAGACGGCCGCCGAAGCGGCCGCCGTGGTGGTCGCCGCGCTGACCGCCGAGCGGCCGGCCCTGCGGATCCAGACCTCCGAGGCCGCGGCGGCGTTCGTCGGCGCCAAGCTCGCCGACCTGGACGGCGGCAGGATCACCACGATGACGGCGGGCTGGATCGCCTGA